A genomic region of Eucalyptus grandis isolate ANBG69807.140 chromosome 5, ASM1654582v1, whole genome shotgun sequence contains the following coding sequences:
- the LOC104444354 gene encoding LOW QUALITY PROTEIN: vestitone reductase (The sequence of the model RefSeq protein was modified relative to this genomic sequence to represent the inferred CDS: inserted 1 base in 1 codon; deleted 6 bases in 5 codons), which produces MEGNKGTVCVTGGTGFIASWLIMRLLERGYSVQTTIRPDPDGSRDTDFLKNLPGASERLEXLIADLGNPESFGPAIDGCVGVFHVATPVDFEDREPEPVVTKRCIDGALGILRACLNSKTVKRVVYTSSSAAVQFNNSNAEIQDEDTWSDSSPLREVPMLAASYAISKTLTEKAVLEFGERHGLEVVTVVPTLVHGPFICPKSPGSVQIALALVLGNENDYSFSKMCLVHVDDVVRAHIFLFEHPDAKGRYICSSATMTIEEMSKFLSERYPEFQIPSPESLKEVKGPRFASLASRKLLDAGFEYKYGIEDMFDGAIQCCKGKGYL; this is translated from the exons ATGGAGGGCAACAAAGGGACAGTGTGCGTGACGGGTGGTACTGGCTTCATTGCTTCATGGCTCATCATGAGGCTCCTTGAACGTGGCTACTCGGTCCAGACCACCATCAGACCAGACCCGG ATGGCAGCAGAGATACCGACTTCTTGAAAAATCTACCAGGAGCATCGGAAAGGCTCG TCCTCATCGCTGACCTCGGCAATCCCGAGAGTTTCGGCCCAGCCATTGATGGTTGTGTCGGAGTCTTCCACGTCGCCACCCCGGTGGACTTTGAGGACAGAGAGCCAGAGCCAGTCGTCACC AAAAGATGCATTGATGGAGCGTTAGGCATCCTGAGGGCCTGCTTGAATTCCAAGACCGTGAAGCGGGTCGTGTACACTTCAAGCTCGGCTGCAGTTCAGTTTAACAACTCCAACGCTGAGATACAGGATGAGGACACCTGGAGCGAT TCAAGTCCCCTCAGAGAAGTGCCGATGCTTGCAGCCTCGTACGCAATCTCAAAGACGTTGACCGAGAAGGCGGTTCTCGAGTTCGGAGAGAGGCACGGGCTGGAAGTGGTGACAGTGGTTCCCACGTTGGTCCATGGACCCTTCATTTGTCCCAAA TCGCCCGGATCTGTTCAGATTGCGCTGGCTTTGGTATTAG GGAATGAGAACGACTACTCTTTCTCC AAAATGTGTCTCGTTCATGTGGACGATGTGGTGAGAGCACACATCTTCCTCTTCGAGCACCCCGACGCAAAGGGC CGGTACATATGTTCCTCGGCCACGATGACCATCGAAGAGATGTCCAAGTTTCTCTCGGAAAGATACCCAGAGTTTCAGATACCCTCGCCGGA GTCCTTGAAGGAAGTGAAAGGCCCCAGGTTCGCCAGCCTTGCGTCGAGGAAGCTATTGGACGCCGGTTTCGAGTATAAGTACGGGATCGAGGACATGTTCGATGGAGCCATCCAGTGCTGCAAAGGAAAGGGTTATCTCTAG
- the LOC104444364 gene encoding LOW QUALITY PROTEIN: vestitone reductase (The sequence of the model RefSeq protein was modified relative to this genomic sequence to represent the inferred CDS: inserted 1 base in 1 codon), with the protein MEGNRSTVCVTGGTGFIASWLVMRLLEQGYSVRTTVRSKPDGTRDISFLKNLPGASERLRILTAELGDPKSFGPAIDGCVGVFHVATPVDFEDREPEPVVTKRCIDGALGILRACLNSKTVKRVVYTLSLYAVQLNNSNADILDEDSWSDVDSIRGITRFAASYAISKTLTEKAVLEFGERHGLEVVTVIPSLVHGPFICPKFASSVQNSLALVLGNENDYSILLRASLVHVDDVXEQHIFLFKHPDAKGRYICSSATMTIEEMWKFLSERYPEFQIPSLESLKEVKGPRLASLSSRKLLDTGFEYKYRIEDMFDGAIQCCKEKGFL; encoded by the exons ATGGAGGGCAACAGAAGCACGGTGTGCGTGACGGGTGGTACTGGCTTCATAGCTTCATGGCTCGTCATGAGGCTCCTCGAGCAGGGTTACTCGGTCCGGACCACCGTCAGATCCAAACCAG ATGGCACCAGAGACATCAGCTTCTTGAAAAATCTACCAGGAGCATCGGAAAGGCTCCGAATCCTCACTGCTGAGCTCGGTGACCCCAAGAGTTTCGGCCCAGCCATTGATGGCTGTGTCGGAGTCTTCCACGTCGCCACCCCAGTGGACTTTGAGGACAGAGAGCCAGAGCCAGTCGTCACCAAAAGATGCATCGATGGAGCATTAGGCATCCTGAGGGCCTGCCTGAACTCCAAGACCGTGAAGCGGGTTGTGTACACCTTAAGCTTGTATGCAGTTCAACTTAACAACTCCAACGCTGATATACTGGATGAGGACTCGTGGAGCGATGTTGACTCCATAAGAGGAATCACGAGGTTTGCAGCTTCATACGCAATCTCAAAGACATTGACCGAGAAGGCGGTTCTCGAGTTCGGAGAGAGGCACGGGCTGGAAGTGGTGACAGTCATTCCCTCACTCGTTCATGGACCATTCATTTGTCCCAAGTTCGCCTCATCTGTCCAGAATTCTTTGGCTTTGGTATTAG GGAACGAGAATGATTACTCTATTCTCCTCAGAGCATCTCTCGTGCATGTGGACGACG GTGAGCAGCACATCTTCCTCTTCAAGCACCCCGACGCCAAGGGCCGGTACATATGTTCCTCAGCCACGATGACCATCGAAGAGATGTGGAAGTTTCTCTCGGAAAGATACCCGGAGTTTCAGATACCCTCACTGGA GTCCTTGAAGGAAGTGAAAGGTCCCAGGCTCGCCAGCCTTTCGTCGAGGAAGCTGTTGGACACTGGCTTCGAGTATAAGTACAGGATCGAGGACATGTTTGATGGAGCTATCCAgtgctgcaaagaaaagggCTTTCTCTAG
- the LOC104431418 gene encoding vestitone reductase-like isoform X1, translating to MEDNKGTVCVTGGTGFIASWLIMRLLEHGYSVRTTIRPDPDGRRDISFLKNLPGASERLQILTADLSDPESFSPAIDGCVGVFHVATPVDFENREPEPVVTKRSIDGALGILRTCLNSKTVKRVVYTSSAAAAQLNNSGADILDEDTWSDVESIRQMTKFGASYGISKTLTEKAVLEFGEQHGLEVVTVVPTFVHGPFICPKFAGSVRTSLALILGNVINENISHDQHKSWDENEYPILLEVSFVHVDDLARAHIFLFEHSDAKGRYICSSATMTIEEMSKFLSERYPEFQIPSPESLKEVKGPRFTRLSSRKLLDAGFEYKYGIEDMFDGAIQCCKEKGYL from the exons ATGGAGGACAACAAAGGCACGGTGTGCGTGACAGGCGGTACTGGCTTCATAGCTTCATGGCTCATCATGAGGCTCCTTGAACATGGTTACTCCGTCCGGACCACCATCAGACCTGACCCGG ATGGCAGAAGAGACATCAGCTTCTTGAAAAATCTCCCAGGAGCATCAGAAAGGCTTCAAATCCTCACTGCCGATCTCAGCGACCCCGAGAGTTTCAGCCCAGCCATTGATGGCTGTGTTGGAGTCTTCCACGTCGCCACCCCAGTGGACTTCGAGAACAGAGAGCCAGAGCCAGTGGTCACCAAAAGATCCATCGATGGAGCGTTAGGCATCCTGAGGACCTGCCTGAACTCCAAGACAGTGAAGCGGGTTGTGTACACGTCGAGTGCGGCTGCAGCTCAACTCAACAACTCCGGGGCCGATATATTGGATGAGGACACCTGGAGCGATGTCGAGTCCATCCGACAAATGACGAAGTTTGGAGCTTCGTATGGGATCTCGAAGACGTTGACTGAGAAGGCGGTTCTCGAGTTTGGCGAGCAGCATGGACTGGAAGTGGTGACCGTGGTTCCCACATTTGTCCACGGGCCCTTCATATGCCCCAAGTTTGCCGGATCCGTCCGAACTTCGCTGGCTTTGATATTAGGTAATGTGATAAACGAAAATATATCACATGATCAACATAAATCAT GGGACGAGAATGAATACCCTATTCTTCTCGAAGTATCTTTCGTGCATGTAGATGACCTGGCGAGAGCACACATCTTCCTCTTCGAGCACTCTGATGCCAAGGGGCGGTACATATGTTCCTCGGCCACAATGACCATCGAGGAGATGTCCAAGTTTCTCTCCGAAAGATACCCGGAATTTCAGATACCCTCACCAGA ATCCTTGAAGGAAGTGAAAGGCCCCAGGTTCACCCGCCTATCGTCAAGGAAGCTGCTGGACGCAGGTTTCGAGTATAAGTATGGGATTGAGGACATGTTTGACGGAGCCATCCAATGCTGCAAAGAAAAGGGGTATCTCTAG
- the LOC104431418 gene encoding vestitone reductase-like isoform X2 codes for MEDNKGTVCVTGGTGFIASWLIMRLLEHGYSVRTTIRPDPDGRRDISFLKNLPGASERLQILTADLSDPESFSPAIDGCVGVFHVATPVDFENREPEPVVTKRSIDGALGILRTCLNSKTVKRVVYTSSAAAAQLNNSGADILDEDTWSDVESIRQMTKFGASYGISKTLTEKAVLEFGEQHGLEVVTVVPTFVHGPFICPKFAGSVRTSLALILGDENEYPILLEVSFVHVDDLARAHIFLFEHSDAKGRYICSSATMTIEEMSKFLSERYPEFQIPSPESLKEVKGPRFTRLSSRKLLDAGFEYKYGIEDMFDGAIQCCKEKGYL; via the exons ATGGAGGACAACAAAGGCACGGTGTGCGTGACAGGCGGTACTGGCTTCATAGCTTCATGGCTCATCATGAGGCTCCTTGAACATGGTTACTCCGTCCGGACCACCATCAGACCTGACCCGG ATGGCAGAAGAGACATCAGCTTCTTGAAAAATCTCCCAGGAGCATCAGAAAGGCTTCAAATCCTCACTGCCGATCTCAGCGACCCCGAGAGTTTCAGCCCAGCCATTGATGGCTGTGTTGGAGTCTTCCACGTCGCCACCCCAGTGGACTTCGAGAACAGAGAGCCAGAGCCAGTGGTCACCAAAAGATCCATCGATGGAGCGTTAGGCATCCTGAGGACCTGCCTGAACTCCAAGACAGTGAAGCGGGTTGTGTACACGTCGAGTGCGGCTGCAGCTCAACTCAACAACTCCGGGGCCGATATATTGGATGAGGACACCTGGAGCGATGTCGAGTCCATCCGACAAATGACGAAGTTTGGAGCTTCGTATGGGATCTCGAAGACGTTGACTGAGAAGGCGGTTCTCGAGTTTGGCGAGCAGCATGGACTGGAAGTGGTGACCGTGGTTCCCACATTTGTCCACGGGCCCTTCATATGCCCCAAGTTTGCCGGATCCGTCCGAACTTCGCTGGCTTTGATATTAG GGGACGAGAATGAATACCCTATTCTTCTCGAAGTATCTTTCGTGCATGTAGATGACCTGGCGAGAGCACACATCTTCCTCTTCGAGCACTCTGATGCCAAGGGGCGGTACATATGTTCCTCGGCCACAATGACCATCGAGGAGATGTCCAAGTTTCTCTCCGAAAGATACCCGGAATTTCAGATACCCTCACCAGA ATCCTTGAAGGAAGTGAAAGGCCCCAGGTTCACCCGCCTATCGTCAAGGAAGCTGCTGGACGCAGGTTTCGAGTATAAGTATGGGATTGAGGACATGTTTGACGGAGCCATCCAATGCTGCAAAGAAAAGGGGTATCTCTAG